One genomic window of Pirellulales bacterium includes the following:
- a CDS encoding diguanylate cyclase, with amino-acid sequence MTPKPLKVLLVAPDKSLLGSLSKLFDLLGLSALQVTDPRQAAAAAASERPDILILDADLLDQGGRELCRAVCGGGLRSHVFTLLLVPDGAPLEDMIEALKLGVDDFLAKPVVFGELLSRLRAAARGLEYERRVQVYFGTDALLGLPNENAFRHALSAALARPDRGGPVACVAFDLDFFNRLNYTYGHPQADEALRGVARLLTKTCRPNELAAARGDDQFCVLLPNRNEADAGHWAEQFRAALEETQFSLGTAVETITASFGVATGEPGDCQADTLLASATEALGAAKRAGRNCVVLRSSLDDEANAWTNLGAPGKLFDRTVARDVMVPLSITLKPHDSLEHAAAIFERTAQPALPVVDDEGNLAGLLFVEELQSRNSDGHHTKQLVRNVMDADPVRFAEQTTFAELVSFFSQDARGLALITDGTRPIGVVTRNELASLSEPLTVASFATSDDNASTSDYLIVPSTSDGS; translated from the coding sequence ATGACACCGAAACCACTGAAGGTCCTGCTCGTCGCACCCGACAAATCGTTGCTCGGATCGCTGTCAAAACTATTCGATTTGTTGGGGCTTTCGGCGCTCCAGGTGACCGACCCCCGCCAGGCCGCGGCGGCCGCGGCGAGTGAACGACCAGATATTCTGATTCTTGATGCCGATCTATTGGATCAAGGTGGTCGCGAGCTTTGTCGTGCCGTGTGCGGCGGTGGGCTGCGCAGCCACGTGTTTACGCTGCTCTTGGTGCCCGACGGCGCGCCTTTGGAAGATATGATCGAGGCGCTAAAGCTCGGCGTTGACGATTTTCTGGCCAAGCCGGTGGTCTTCGGCGAATTGTTGTCACGGCTGCGGGCTGCCGCGCGGGGGTTGGAGTACGAGCGCCGTGTGCAGGTTTATTTCGGCACCGACGCGCTCTTGGGGCTGCCGAACGAAAACGCTTTCCGTCACGCGCTGTCGGCCGCGCTCGCCAGGCCCGATCGGGGCGGGCCGGTCGCGTGCGTGGCCTTCGACTTGGATTTTTTCAATCGCCTGAATTACACGTACGGGCATCCGCAGGCTGACGAGGCGTTGCGTGGCGTCGCGCGGCTGCTGACGAAAACGTGCCGGCCAAACGAACTGGCTGCCGCGCGCGGCGATGATCAGTTTTGCGTGCTGCTGCCGAATCGGAATGAAGCGGACGCCGGACATTGGGCGGAGCAGTTTCGCGCGGCGCTCGAAGAAACGCAATTTTCGCTCGGCACGGCCGTGGAAACGATCACGGCCAGCTTCGGCGTTGCAACGGGCGAACCGGGCGACTGCCAGGCGGATACTCTACTGGCCAGCGCGACCGAGGCGCTTGGTGCCGCCAAGCGCGCCGGGCGGAACTGCGTCGTACTGCGCAGCTCCCTGGATGATGAGGCGAACGCCTGGACCAACCTCGGGGCACCGGGCAAGTTGTTCGATCGCACCGTGGCGCGCGACGTCATGGTTCCCCTGTCGATCACGCTGAAGCCACACGATTCGCTCGAGCACGCGGCAGCAATCTTCGAGCGGACGGCACAACCGGCGCTGCCGGTCGTCGACGACGAGGGAAACCTGGCCGGCCTGCTGTTTGTCGAGGAACTGCAGTCGCGAAACAGCGACGGTCACCACACGAAGCAACTCGTACGAAACGTAATGGATGCCGATCCCGTCCGTTTCGCCGAGCAGACCACCTTTGCCGAGCTGGTCAGCTTCTTCAGCCAGGACGCCCGCGGGCTGGCGCTTATTACGGACGGAACCCGGCCGATCGGAGTCGTTACGCGCAACGAACTGGCGTCACTCTCCGAACCATTGACGGTCGCGAGTTTTGCCACGAGTGACGACAATGCGTCGACGAGCGATTACTTGATCGTGCCGTCGACGTCGGATGGCTCGTAA
- a CDS encoding Nif11-like leader peptide family natural product precursor: MTTVTKMNPVEAFLKKVREDGQIRSQIEMLKNQDKKQALQEIVRIANKLNFKFNAKQYEEYATMVCSRKGNSQISDLELIQVACGSC; this comes from the coding sequence ATGACCACCGTCACCAAGATGAATCCGGTCGAGGCGTTCCTGAAGAAGGTTCGTGAGGACGGTCAGATCCGCAGCCAGATCGAGATGCTCAAGAACCAGGACAAGAAGCAAGCGCTTCAAGAGATCGTGCGCATTGCCAACAAGCTCAACTTCAAGTTCAACGCCAAGCAGTACGAAGAGTACGCCACGATGGTCTGCTCGCGCAAGGGCAACAGCCAGATTTCGGACCTCGAGCTGATCCAGGTCGCCTGCGGCAGCTGCTAG
- a CDS encoding NlpC/P60 family protein encodes MALGSLVPSQLIASRALADEPIHDESPRPASLADYSIAYSGPVEELIGDLLHSERGDPKRESATPHDEWYSEHVRRRMGAWGPKPRLYTPLEGLSARPLEWKRERVIATAERFIGYGYQHHHIPDWNPPAHWPWKQTCVGHNGPGFDCSNFTSFVFNQGFGIKISSAVGEQSRADHGFVKGHPVRIEHVELPAAYDKRVNLLRTGDLLYIRGREDGPITHVVLWVGPIGRAASGLPLLVDSHGSGVNDDRGRPIPCGVHLRPFRENSWYNRCASHVHRVFHDRQA; translated from the coding sequence ATGGCGCTCGGCAGCCTGGTGCCGAGCCAACTCATCGCCTCGCGCGCGCTTGCTGATGAACCAATACACGATGAATCGCCGCGGCCTGCGTCGCTCGCGGACTACTCGATCGCCTACAGCGGCCCAGTTGAGGAACTGATCGGCGATTTACTGCACTCGGAGCGCGGCGATCCCAAGCGCGAGTCGGCAACTCCGCACGACGAATGGTATTCCGAGCACGTGCGCCGCCGCATGGGGGCGTGGGGGCCGAAGCCGCGGCTCTATACGCCGCTCGAAGGCCTGTCCGCGCGGCCGCTCGAGTGGAAGCGCGAGCGCGTGATCGCCACGGCCGAGCGATTCATCGGTTACGGCTATCAACACCATCACATACCCGATTGGAATCCGCCGGCCCATTGGCCCTGGAAACAAACCTGTGTCGGCCACAATGGGCCAGGCTTCGACTGTAGCAATTTCACGAGCTTTGTCTTCAATCAAGGCTTTGGGATCAAGATTTCCTCCGCGGTCGGCGAGCAGTCGCGCGCGGATCATGGGTTTGTCAAAGGGCACCCCGTGCGCATCGAACACGTCGAATTGCCTGCCGCCTACGACAAACGCGTGAACCTGCTGCGCACCGGCGACTTGCTCTACATCCGGGGCCGCGAGGACGGGCCCATCACGCACGTCGTGCTGTGGGTCGGCCCGATCGGCCGCGCCGCGAGCGGTTTGCCCTTGCTCGTGGACAGTCACGGCTCGGGCGTGAACGACGATCGAGGGCGCCCAATTCCCTGCGGCGTACACCTGCGCCCCTTCCGCGAAAACTCCTGGTACAACCGCTGCGCCAGCCACGTGCACCGCGTGTTCCATGACAGGCAAGCGTGA
- a CDS encoding PQQ-binding-like beta-propeller repeat protein — MLARLHGIGCCLVLFASAPAGPVAQAADVTSKRAQADWPQWRGPHRDGVSLETGLSHDWSRKAPPLVWKTTGLGEGYSSVSIAGSIIYTMGDREDDQYVIALAEKDGHELWRTRIGKSWQGGGYAGPRSTPTVDGRLLYAIGPHGDLLCLDAKTGQPQWQRNFKTDFGGLMMSHWGFSESPLVDGKRLICTPGGKDAAIVALDKLTGQEIWRSQLPASEGSKREGAGYSSIVVSEAAGVRQYVQLMGRGLVSVRAADGAFLWSYERVANKTANIPTPIVKGDYVFASTGYQTGSVLLKLVRTAQGVDAQEVYFLDSKTLQNHHGGLVLVGDYLYGGHGHKAGFPVCVDFLTGKVVWNGGRGPGSGSAAVVYADGELYFRYENGTMALIDATPDAYHLRGTFEIPNVEKPSWPHPVVTGGRLYLREQDALLCYDVRK, encoded by the coding sequence ATGCTAGCCCGGCTACACGGTATTGGTTGCTGTCTGGTGTTATTCGCGAGTGCTCCGGCCGGACCTGTCGCACAGGCCGCCGACGTAACCTCCAAACGCGCTCAGGCCGACTGGCCGCAATGGCGTGGGCCGCACCGCGATGGTGTGTCCCTGGAAACAGGCCTCTCGCACGATTGGTCACGGAAAGCTCCGCCGCTCGTCTGGAAAACGACCGGGCTGGGCGAAGGATACTCCAGCGTGTCGATCGCCGGCAGCATCATCTACACGATGGGCGATCGCGAGGACGATCAGTATGTGATCGCGCTCGCGGAAAAAGATGGTCACGAGCTGTGGCGCACGCGCATCGGCAAATCATGGCAAGGCGGCGGTTATGCCGGGCCGCGCTCGACGCCCACCGTCGACGGCCGTCTGCTGTACGCCATCGGCCCTCACGGTGACCTCTTGTGCCTCGACGCCAAGACGGGCCAGCCGCAATGGCAGAGAAACTTCAAGACCGACTTCGGCGGGTTGATGATGTCGCATTGGGGTTTCAGCGAGTCGCCGCTGGTGGACGGGAAACGGCTGATCTGCACGCCGGGGGGCAAAGACGCGGCGATCGTGGCCCTCGACAAGCTCACGGGCCAGGAAATCTGGCGCTCGCAATTGCCGGCCAGCGAAGGCAGCAAGCGCGAGGGGGCTGGGTATTCGTCGATTGTTGTCTCTGAAGCGGCGGGTGTCCGGCAGTACGTGCAATTGATGGGGCGTGGACTGGTAAGCGTGCGCGCCGCCGACGGCGCGTTTCTGTGGTCCTATGAACGCGTGGCCAACAAGACGGCCAATATTCCTACACCGATCGTCAAAGGAGATTACGTCTTTGCCTCGACCGGCTATCAGACCGGCAGCGTGCTCTTGAAGCTCGTGCGCACCGCACAGGGTGTCGACGCCCAGGAAGTGTATTTTCTCGATTCCAAGACCCTCCAAAACCATCATGGCGGCCTCGTGCTCGTCGGCGATTACCTGTACGGCGGGCACGGCCACAAGGCCGGCTTTCCGGTGTGCGTCGACTTCCTCACCGGCAAGGTGGTGTGGAACGGAGGGCGCGGGCCAGGCAGTGGATCGGCGGCCGTCGTGTACGCCGACGGCGAGCTATATTTTCGCTACGAGAACGGAACCATGGCGCTGATCGACGCCACGCCCGACGCGTATCACCTGCGCGGCACGTTCGAGATTCCGAACGTGGAAAAGCCGAGTTGGCCGCATCCAGTCGTCACCGGTGGCCGGCTCTACCTGCGCGAGCAGGACGCGCTATTGTGCTACGACGTGCGGAAGTAG
- a CDS encoding redoxin family protein, which yields MLRTPCWVLALFALGASTAWGAEATKDSAAADKSASLAIGAQAPDFTFKDLRYASHSLKDLGEKKAYVVVFSSLDCPVAKRYMPRIVELEKEYRNKDVQFVVINVAPNDTMVEVAYQGLQLDASFPFCKDFDGVVAPALGVTRTPQVVVLDGERKLRYRGRVDSQFSVAGLKPNTGREDLKMAIEDVLAGRPVEVAETTVEGCPIPAAKIPMPDKPVLYGEQVAALLQKHCEECHRPGAEGPFSLVTYEDAVNHADVIAEVVKERRMPPEYASHQHGDFVNLRGIPADERLLIAQWVAGGCQQGDLSKAPAPKKWPDGKWQIDGPDLVIKMPQRVEIPATGYIPYKYVILNHLFKEDTWITGCQILPENKAALHHCNMAYIDPIKGKYSDAQFITGQVPGGIPMVLDEGVGFKIPKGSVLVLQIHYVTTGEKTTDQSSVGFTFAKGKINKQLKHFRAHNGTFAIPPGDPAHLVEAKRTFAEDSTLVGFFSHMHLRGKDMLFDAKYPDGSNERLLAIPNYDFNWQVSYVWRPHAKKFPKGTEIDVTAHFDNSSFNPYNPDPTTTVKEGDQTYEEMMYGFVFYTEDNENLDLNIDPKTGHVVKEAKEASNKAAAGGQAGGQ from the coding sequence ATGTTGCGCACGCCGTGCTGGGTGTTGGCGTTGTTTGCCCTCGGTGCATCGACCGCTTGGGGCGCGGAAGCTACGAAAGATTCGGCCGCCGCTGATAAAAGTGCCTCTCTGGCGATCGGCGCGCAGGCGCCCGACTTCACCTTCAAGGATCTGCGCTACGCTTCGCACTCGCTGAAGGATCTGGGCGAGAAGAAGGCCTACGTCGTCGTGTTCAGCTCGTTGGATTGCCCGGTGGCCAAGCGCTACATGCCGCGCATCGTCGAACTCGAAAAAGAGTATCGCAACAAGGACGTGCAGTTCGTCGTGATCAACGTCGCGCCGAACGACACGATGGTGGAAGTTGCCTATCAAGGCCTGCAGCTCGATGCGTCGTTCCCCTTCTGCAAGGATTTTGACGGCGTGGTCGCGCCGGCTCTGGGCGTCACGCGTACTCCGCAAGTGGTGGTGCTCGACGGTGAGCGCAAGTTGCGCTATCGCGGCCGTGTCGACAGCCAGTTCAGCGTCGCCGGGTTGAAGCCGAACACCGGTCGCGAAGATCTGAAGATGGCGATCGAGGACGTGCTGGCCGGTCGGCCGGTGGAAGTCGCCGAGACGACGGTCGAAGGTTGCCCAATTCCGGCGGCCAAGATTCCGATGCCGGACAAACCCGTACTCTATGGCGAACAAGTGGCGGCGCTATTGCAGAAGCATTGCGAAGAATGCCACCGCCCCGGCGCCGAGGGCCCGTTCTCCCTGGTGACTTATGAAGACGCGGTGAATCACGCCGACGTGATCGCCGAAGTCGTCAAGGAACGGCGCATGCCGCCCGAATACGCCAGCCATCAGCACGGCGATTTCGTGAACTTGCGAGGCATCCCGGCCGACGAGCGCTTGCTGATCGCCCAATGGGTGGCCGGTGGCTGCCAGCAGGGCGATTTGTCGAAGGCTCCGGCGCCCAAGAAGTGGCCCGACGGCAAATGGCAGATCGACGGACCGGACCTGGTGATCAAGATGCCGCAACGCGTCGAGATTCCCGCGACCGGATATATTCCCTACAAGTACGTGATCCTGAACCATCTCTTCAAGGAGGACACCTGGATCACGGGCTGCCAGATTCTGCCCGAGAACAAGGCCGCGCTGCACCATTGCAACATGGCCTACATTGACCCGATCAAGGGTAAGTACAGCGACGCACAGTTCATCACCGGCCAGGTGCCTGGCGGCATTCCGATGGTGCTGGACGAAGGCGTAGGCTTCAAGATTCCCAAGGGCTCGGTGCTGGTCTTGCAGATTCACTACGTGACGACGGGCGAAAAGACGACCGACCAATCAAGCGTCGGCTTCACGTTTGCCAAGGGAAAGATCAACAAGCAGTTGAAGCACTTCCGGGCGCACAACGGCACGTTCGCGATCCCTCCGGGTGACCCGGCCCACCTGGTCGAAGCGAAGCGCACCTTCGCCGAGGATTCGACGTTGGTCGGCTTCTTCAGCCACATGCACCTGCGCGGCAAGGACATGCTCTTTGATGCCAAGTATCCGGACGGCAGCAACGAGCGGTTGCTGGCCATCCCGAACTACGACTTCAATTGGCAGGTCTCGTACGTCTGGCGGCCGCACGCCAAGAAGTTCCCGAAGGGGACCGAGATCGACGTCACGGCGCATTTCGACAATTCGTCGTTCAATCCCTATAACCCTGACCCGACCACCACGGTGAAGGAAGGGGACCAGACGTACGAGGAAATGATGTACGGCTTTGTCTTCTACACCGAGGACAATGAGAACCTGGACCTGAACATCGACCCGAAGACGGGGCACGTGGTCAAGGAAGCCAAAGAGGCATCGAACAAGGCGGCCGCGGGTGGGCAAGCCGGCGGCCAGTAG
- a CDS encoding YMGG-like glycine zipper-containing protein, translating to MTRSLWPVTFCAAAAIAAGCNSPFYTDRGALVGAGVGTGVGALTGAAVGHPGVGALVGAGVGTLTGAAVGSGLDDIEARNRAQIAATLGRQVPPGNVSLPDVIAMTKAGVNDELIVNHIRSNGLAHPLQSGDLITLQQNGVSTRVISALQTAPQPGAPAPVGPLPPPYVGPAYYPYPYYGPYWAPPPPYWYYRPRPVVGWGVSVGGPL from the coding sequence ATGACGCGCTCGCTCTGGCCTGTCACTTTCTGTGCCGCCGCCGCAATTGCCGCCGGCTGCAACTCTCCTTTCTACACCGATCGCGGCGCCTTGGTCGGCGCCGGCGTGGGAACCGGCGTAGGAGCTTTGACCGGTGCGGCTGTCGGACACCCGGGCGTCGGGGCGCTCGTCGGCGCCGGTGTGGGCACCTTGACCGGAGCCGCCGTCGGCAGCGGACTCGACGACATCGAAGCCCGCAATCGCGCCCAGATCGCGGCCACACTCGGCCGCCAGGTTCCGCCGGGCAATGTCTCGTTGCCCGACGTGATCGCCATGACCAAGGCGGGAGTCAACGACGAATTGATCGTGAATCACATTCGCAGTAACGGCCTCGCGCATCCGCTACAGTCGGGCGACCTGATCACGCTACAGCAGAACGGCGTCTCGACGCGCGTGATCAGCGCGCTGCAGACCGCGCCGCAGCCCGGTGCCCCGGCGCCGGTTGGCCCCCTGCCACCGCCGTACGTCGGGCCGGCCTATTATCCGTATCCCTATTACGGGCCGTATTGGGCGCCGCCGCCACCCTACTGGTACTACCGGCCGCGGCCCGTCGTCGGCTGGGGCGTGTCGGTCGGTGGGCCGCTGTAA
- a CDS encoding YhcH/YjgK/YiaL family protein, producing the protein MVFDKLENSAQYAAIHPRLAKAFEYLHTADLGQLALGRHDIDGDQIFALVQEYRTRPDNEGFWESHRQYIDVQHVASGAERMGYANIDRLKVRQEYDADKDVAIYDGQGDFFVVGAGMFTIFQPQDGHMPCLSPGEATTVRKVVIKVAV; encoded by the coding sequence ATGGTGTTCGACAAGCTGGAAAACTCGGCCCAGTACGCGGCGATTCACCCGCGGCTCGCCAAGGCCTTTGAATACTTGCACACGGCCGACTTGGGGCAGTTGGCGCTCGGCCGGCACGACATCGACGGCGACCAGATCTTTGCGCTGGTGCAAGAATATCGCACGCGCCCCGATAACGAAGGCTTCTGGGAATCGCACCGGCAATATATCGACGTGCAACACGTCGCCAGCGGCGCCGAACGAATGGGCTACGCCAACATCGATCGGTTGAAGGTGCGCCAAGAGTACGATGCCGACAAGGATGTCGCCATCTACGACGGCCAGGGCGATTTCTTCGTCGTCGGAGCCGGCATGTTCACGATCTTCCAGCCGCAAGATGGCCACATGCCCTGTCTCAGTCCCGGCGAGGCGACGACCGTGCGCAAGGTCGTGATCAAAGTCGCGGTGTGA
- a CDS encoding LuxR C-terminal-related transcriptional regulator produces MPIQLTPRERQVVRLLSLGCTVREAAKVLKLAPSTVDNHKAKAMSKLGTNKVALLTRIAIKERVSKLTDRLSAQEKRRSGRKNDGWN; encoded by the coding sequence ATGCCGATTCAACTCACTCCGCGAGAGCGTCAAGTGGTCCGTTTGCTCAGTTTAGGATGCACCGTGCGCGAGGCGGCTAAAGTGCTCAAGCTCGCGCCCAGCACCGTGGATAATCACAAAGCCAAGGCCATGAGTAAGCTCGGCACGAACAAGGTTGCGCTTTTGACGCGGATCGCCATCAAGGAACGGGTGAGCAAACTCACCGACCGATTGAGCGCGCAGGAAAAACGCCGCAGCGGTCGCAAGAACGATGGCTGGAACTAG